In the Populus trichocarpa isolate Nisqually-1 chromosome 1, P.trichocarpa_v4.1, whole genome shotgun sequence genome, one interval contains:
- the LOC7496832 gene encoding chaperone protein dnaJ C76, chloroplastic isoform X2, whose amino-acid sequence MSVSLLPIDHLSMPKAFQIHASYFNPSTTISRHKCFPVRCCDRRREGSARTKKNYYELLGVSVDSSTQKIKEAYRKLQKKYHPDIAGHKGHEYALMLNEAYNVLMTDDLRTKYDASIGHMTVQIGKNNYVNVMGSSSWKGPLRPQALFVDENACIGCRECVHHASNTFILDESIGCARVKTQYGDDDQKIEVSIESCPVNCIYWVDREELALLEFLIQPQLKQGYGVFGQGWERTANVFMAAKTLSKQLRQQAEHNHNNVRTTVEEETPAQAEARANASLKIKMESFSKIWDSLNGIFG is encoded by the exons ATGTCAGTTTCTCTACTCCCAATTGATCATCTTTCAATGCCAAAAGCTTTCCAAATTCACGCCAGCTACTTCAATCCTTCCACAACCATCTCAAG GCACAAATGCTTCCCAGTCAGATGTTGTGATAGAAGAAGGGAAGGGAGTGCAAGAACAAAGAAGAATTACTATGAGTTGCTGGGAGTTTCAGTTGATTCCAGTACCCAGAAAATTAAAGAGGCTTATAGGAAGTTACAAAAGAAATATCACCCTGATATTGCTGGACATAAG GGCCATGAGTACGCTTTGATGCTGAATGAAGCCTATAATGTCCTGATGACAGATGATCTTAGGACAAAGTATGATGCTTCCATTGGTCATATGACAGTGCAGATTGGGAAAAACAACTATGTTAATGTCATGGGTTCCAGCTCATGGAAAGGGCCATTGAGACCCCAAGCTCtgtttgttgatgaaaatgCATGCATAG GGTGCAGAGAATGTGTGCACCATGCTAGCAACACATTCATCCTGGATGAATCAATTGGATGCGCACGAGTAAAAACTCAATATGGAGATGACGACCAAAAAATAGAG GTATCAATTGAATCATGTCCTGTGAACTGCATCTACTGGGTGGATAGGGAAGAATTGGCACTTCTTGAGTTCCTAATTCAACCACAACTAAAGCAAGGTTATGGTGTATTTGGGCAAGGCTGGGAAAGAACTGCTAATGTTTTCATGGCAGCAAAGACATTGAGCAAGCAGTTGAGACAGCAGGCTGAGCATAATCACAACAATG TGCGAACAACTGTAGAGGAAGAAACGCCTGCTCAAGCTGAGGCTCGTGCCAATGCTAGCTTGAAAATCAAGATGGAGAGCTTCTCCAAAATCTGGGATTCATTGAATGgaatttttggttaa
- the LOC7496832 gene encoding chaperone protein dnaJ C76, chloroplastic isoform X1 translates to MSVSLLPIDHLSMPKAFQIHASYFNPSTTISRCRHKCFPVRCCDRRREGSARTKKNYYELLGVSVDSSTQKIKEAYRKLQKKYHPDIAGHKGHEYALMLNEAYNVLMTDDLRTKYDASIGHMTVQIGKNNYVNVMGSSSWKGPLRPQALFVDENACIGCRECVHHASNTFILDESIGCARVKTQYGDDDQKIEVSIESCPVNCIYWVDREELALLEFLIQPQLKQGYGVFGQGWERTANVFMAAKTLSKQLRQQAEHNHNNVRTTVEEETPAQAEARANASLKIKMESFSKIWDSLNGIFG, encoded by the exons ATGTCAGTTTCTCTACTCCCAATTGATCATCTTTCAATGCCAAAAGCTTTCCAAATTCACGCCAGCTACTTCAATCCTTCCACAACCATCTCAAG ATGTAGGCACAAATGCTTCCCAGTCAGATGTTGTGATAGAAGAAGGGAAGGGAGTGCAAGAACAAAGAAGAATTACTATGAGTTGCTGGGAGTTTCAGTTGATTCCAGTACCCAGAAAATTAAAGAGGCTTATAGGAAGTTACAAAAGAAATATCACCCTGATATTGCTGGACATAAG GGCCATGAGTACGCTTTGATGCTGAATGAAGCCTATAATGTCCTGATGACAGATGATCTTAGGACAAAGTATGATGCTTCCATTGGTCATATGACAGTGCAGATTGGGAAAAACAACTATGTTAATGTCATGGGTTCCAGCTCATGGAAAGGGCCATTGAGACCCCAAGCTCtgtttgttgatgaaaatgCATGCATAG GGTGCAGAGAATGTGTGCACCATGCTAGCAACACATTCATCCTGGATGAATCAATTGGATGCGCACGAGTAAAAACTCAATATGGAGATGACGACCAAAAAATAGAG GTATCAATTGAATCATGTCCTGTGAACTGCATCTACTGGGTGGATAGGGAAGAATTGGCACTTCTTGAGTTCCTAATTCAACCACAACTAAAGCAAGGTTATGGTGTATTTGGGCAAGGCTGGGAAAGAACTGCTAATGTTTTCATGGCAGCAAAGACATTGAGCAAGCAGTTGAGACAGCAGGCTGAGCATAATCACAACAATG TGCGAACAACTGTAGAGGAAGAAACGCCTGCTCAAGCTGAGGCTCGTGCCAATGCTAGCTTGAAAATCAAGATGGAGAGCTTCTCCAAAATCTGGGATTCATTGAATGgaatttttggttaa
- the LOC7496831 gene encoding glutaredoxin has product MAMNKAKELVSTNPVVVFSKTSCPFCVKVKQLLNQLGAKYTTVELDTEKDGGEIQSALHEWTGQRTVPNVFIGGNHIGGCDKTTGMHQEGKLVPLLADAGAVASASASA; this is encoded by the exons atgGCAATGAACAAGGCGAAGGAGCTGGTATCCACCAATCCCGTGGTGGTTTTCag CAAGACATCCTGTCCATTTTGCGTCAAAGTGAAGCAGCTTCTGAATCAATTAGGAGCCAAATACACTACTGTGGAATTGGATACCGAGA AGGATGGAGGTGAAATACAATCAGCGTTGCATGAGTGGACTGGACAACGCACCGTGCCAAATGTTTTCATTGGTGGCAACCACATCGGCGGCTGTGACA AAACCACAGGCATGCACCAGGAAGGAAAGCTGGTTCCTCTGCTTGCTGATGCTGGAGCTGTTGcctctgcttctgcttctgcttaa
- the LOC7487863 gene encoding isocitrate dehydrogenase [NADP], with protein sequence MQRVCSSGAAAQNIIITIKLGAMPGVAAAANTIRRNPNFFHFSSISRNYGNGISGGAFVKNRVTFSSPASHITRALSLRCFSSSSSSSSGFDRVQVQNPIVEMDGDEMARIIWKMIKDKLIYPYLDLDIKYFDLGILNRDATDDKVTVESALAALEYSVAVKCATITPDEARVKEFGLKSMWRSPNGTIRNILNGTVFREPILCRNIPRIVPGWKKPICIGRHAFGDQYCATDTIIPGPGKLKMVFVPEDGEVPVELDVYNFKGPGIALAMYNVDESIRNFAESSMSLAFAKKWPLYLSTKNTILKKYDGRFKDIFQEVYEEKWKQKFEENSIWYEHRLIDDMVAYALKSEGGYVWACKNYDGDVLSDLLAQGFGSLGLMTSVLLSSDGKTIEAEAAHGTVTRHFRLYQKGQETSTNSIASIFAWTRGLEHRAKLDNNERLLDFALKLEASCIGTVEAGEMTKDLAILTHGPRVSREFYLNTEEFIDAVARNLETKLQEPAVV encoded by the exons ATGCAAAGAGTCTGTAGTAGCGGTGCTGCTGCtcagaatataataataacaatcaaactAGGTGCGATGCCGggagttgctgctgctgctaacaCAATAAGAAGAAACCCTAACTTCTTccatttctcttccatttctcGGAATTACGGAAATGGAATATCAGGGGGTGCTTTTGTCAAGAATCGTGTCACCTTTTCTTCTCCTGCTTCTCACATCACTCGCGCCCTTTCGCTTcgatgtttctcttcttcttcttcttcttcaagtggCTTTGATCGGGTTCAAGTTCAAAATCCCATCGTTGAAATGGACg GTGATGAAATGGCGAGGATAATTTGGaaaatgataaaagacaag CTTATATATCCTTATCTGGATTTGGATATCAAGTATTTTGATTTGGGTATATTGAATCGTGATGCTACTGATGATAAGGTCACTGTAGAAAGTGCTCTTGCGGCTCTCGA GTACAGTGTTGCTGTTAAGTGTGCTACAATAACTCCCG ATGAGGCTAGAGTTAAAGAATTTGGCCTGAAGTCTATGTGGAGGAGTCCTAATGGCACCATTAGAAACATCTTAAATG GTACTGTTTTCCGTGAACCTATCCTCTGTCGAAACATTCCAAGAATTGTTCCTG GTTGGAAGAAACCCATATGCATTGGTAGGCATGCCTTTGGTGATCAATATTGTGCCACAGATACAATCATTCCAGGGCCAGGAAAGCTTAAAATGGTTTTTG TCCCAGAAGATGGTGAAGTCCCAGTGGAGCTTGATGTTTATAATTTCAAAGGCCCAGGCATAGCTCTTGCAATGTATAATGTTGATGAG TCTATTCGAAATTTTGCGGAGTCATCAATGTCATTGGCATTTGCAAAGAAGTGGCCTCTTTACTTGAGCACCAAAAACACTATTCTGAAGAAATATGATGGCAG GTTTAAGGACATATTCCAGGAGGTATATGAAGAAAAGTGGAAGCAGAAGTTTGAAGAAAATTCAATATG GTATGAGCATCGGCTAATTGATGACATGGTAGCTTATGCATTAAAAAGTGAGGGCGGATATGTCTGGGCTTGCAAAAACTATGATGGAGATGTTCTAAGTGATTTACTTGCTCAAG GATTTGGCTCACTAGGCCTCATGACCTCTGTATTG TTATCTTCTGATGGAAAGACAATTGAAGCTGAGGCAGCTCACGGGACTGTAACCCGGCATTTCCGGTTGTATCAAAAGGGACAGGAAACCAGCACAAATAGTATTGCTTCAATATTTGCATGGACACGGGGTTTAGAGCATAG GGCCAAGCTGGATAACAATGAAAGGTTGCTTGATTTTGCTCTCAAGTTGGAGGCTTCATGCATTGGAACTGTGGAGGCAGGAGAAATGACCAAGGATCTTGCCATTTTGACCCATGGCCCGAG GGTATCAAGGGAATTTTATCTTAATACTGAAGAGTTTATCGACGCCGTTGCTAGAAATCTAGAAACAAAGCTTCAGGAGCCAGCTGTTGTCTAA
- the LOC7487862 gene encoding polyribonucleotide nucleotidyltransferase 2, mitochondrial encodes MPSIMAASRSNPLLNSLPRFLTWRSLGFRTICSGRLGFAPSDPDPEPPVSTAGTKFLETFREEFEIGSRLITFETGKIARFANGSVVLGMEETKVLSTVTSSKGDSVRDFLPLTVDYQEKQFAQGVIPSTYLRREGAPKERELLCGRLIDRPIRPLFPAGFYHEVQVMASVLSSDGRRDPDVMAANATSAALMLSDIPWGGPIGVIRIGRICGQFVVNPTMDELSLSDLNLVYACTKDKTLMIDVQAGGIAEKDLEAGLRLAHPEAVKYLEPQIRLAAKAGKHKKDYKLSLVSDRTLEKVRNLTEAKIEAVFTDPSYGKFERGEALDNIAQEAKRTLEEECDTESLTVLSKVVDRVRKGVVRNRIIAEGFRVDGRRLDEVRPLYCEAGYLPNLHGSSLFSRGDTQVLCTVTLGAPRDAQRLDSLVGPPTKRFMLHYSFPPFSINEVGKRVGLNRREVGHGTLAEKALLAVLPPEDDFPYTVRINSEVMASDGSTSMATVCGGSVAMMDAGIPLQEHVAGVSVGLVSEVDPSTGEIKDYRIVTDILGLEDHLGDMDFKIAGTRKGVTAVQLDIKPAGIPLDIICECLEPALKGRLQILARMDQEISAPRTQDHRNSPRLATLKFSNDALRRLIGPLGVLKRKIEEDTGARMSVSDETLTILAKNQTVLERVQEKIDFIIGREIEVGGIYKGIVSSIKEYGAFVEFNGGQQGLLHVSELSHEPVSKISDVISVGQQLSLMCIGQDVRGNIKLSLKATLPQLKSKKNNVTEEPVPVIKEAPKVWTSVGNLPNEQEEQKLTDAELMLSRSTVKPSTSSNPGFLIRSAAECDEEDKTVSLNQGSKSNSKTLRATKRDRKRKTKVPESDDSDASIYSSGHSSHTVDRLNDEDAKVVSPLSAKSLKLGMKIAAKVYQIRALGLVLDLGNGVRGMYRFETNGKRDFEIGDELLVKCTSFSSKGLPVMSLVDDE; translated from the exons ATGCCGTCGATAATGGCAGCAAGTAGATCAAATCCTCTATTAAACTCGCTCCCTCGCTTCCTCACATGGCGATCCTTAGGGTTCCGCACCATTTGTAGTGGCCGTCTCGGCTTCGCTCCCTCCGATCCCGACCCGGAACCACCCGTTTCCACCGCCGGTACCAAGTTCCTCGAGACCTTTAGAGAAGAATTCGAGATCGGTTCGCGCTTAATCACTTTTGAAACTGGCAAAATTGCTCGATTCGCTAATGGCTCTGTCGTTTTGGGGATGGAAGAGACTAAAGTGCTTTCTACTGTCACTTCTTCTAAAGGCGATTCTGTTCGCGATTTTTTGCCTCTCACa GTTGATTATCAAGAAAAGCAATTTGCTCAAGGTGTGATTCCTAGTACTTACCTGCGAAGAGAGGGTGCACCGAAAGAACGCGAACTTTTATGCGGTCGGCTTATTGATCGACCTATAAGACCACTCTTTCCTGCTGGATTTTACCATGAGGTTCAG GTTATGGCAAGTGTTCTTTCTTCAGATGGGAGACGTGATCCAGATGTAATGGCAGCTAATGCAACGTCTGCTGCTCTTATGCTGTCTGACATTCCTTGGGGTGGTCCCATCGGAGTGATTCGCATAGGAAGAATTTGCGGACAGTTTGTTGTTAATCCAACCATGGATGAG CTTAGCTTAAGTGATCTGAACTTAGTATATGCCTGTACAAAGGACAAAACTCTAATGATAGATGTGCAAGCTGGCGGGATCGCAGAGAAAGATCTAGAAGCTGGGTTAAGACTGGCACATCCAGAG GCAGTGAAGTATCTTGAACCTCAAATCAGACTAGCCGCGAAAGCTGGGAAGCATAAGAAGGATTACAAACTATCTTTGGTGTCAGATAGAACATTGGAAAAAGTTCGAAACTTGACAGAAGCAAAGATTGAAGCTGTCTTTACAGATCCTTCGTATGGTAAG TTTGAGCGTGGAGAAGCCTTAGACAACATTGCACAGGAAGCAAAAAGAACCCTTGAAGAAGAATGTGATACAGAAAGCTTAACAGTTCTTTCGAAGGTTGTAGACAGAGTACGAAAAGGG GTTGTCCGCAACAGGATTATTGCAGAGGGATTTAGAGTTGATGGGAGACGCCTTGATGAAGTGAGGCCATTGTATTGTGAAGCAGGTTATTTACCTAATTTGCATGGATCTTCACTTTTTTCTCGTGGAGATACCCAG GTTCTTTGTACTGTCACTCTTGGTGCACCTAGGGATGCTCAACGTTTGGATTCCTTGGTCGGACCCCCAACAAAGCGTTTCATGCTTCATTATAGTTTCCCTCCATTTTCAATTAATGAAGTTGGCAAAAGAGTTGGTCTGAACAGACGTGAAGTTGGTCATG GAACTCTTGCAGAGAAAGCCTTGCTTGCTGTTTTGCCTCCTGAGGATGATTTTCCATATACAGTTCGCATCAATTCAGAAGTAATGGCATCTGATGGTTCAACTTCAATGGCAACTGTTTGTGGAG GCAGTGTGGCCATGATGGATGCTGGCATTCCATTGCAAGAACATGTTGCTGGTGTTTCCGTGGGTCTTGTTAGTGAAGTTGATCCATCAACTGGTGAAATTAAGGACTATCGTATAGTGACTGATATTTTG GGCCTGGAAGATCATTTAGGGGACATGGACTTCAAAATTGCTGGAACACGTAAGGGAGTTACTGCAGTTCAGTTGGATATAAAACCTGCTGGAATTCCTTTAGATATCATTTGTGAGTGTTTAGAGCCAGCTCTTAAAGGGCGTCTTCAAATCCTTGCCCGCATGGATCAAGAGATTAGTGCACCACGCACTCAGGATCATAGAAATTCTCCTCGATTGG CTACCTTAAAGTTCAGCAATGATGCTCTTCGTCGCTTGATTGGGCCTCTAGGTGTTCttaagagaaaaattgaagagGATACAG GCGCACGGATGTCTGTAAGCGACGAAACACTTACTATACTTGCCAAGAATCAGACTGTACTGGAGAGAGTGCAAGAGAAG ATTGATTTTATAATTGGCCGTGAAATTGAAGTTGGTGGGATTTACAAAGGCATCGTTTCTTCAATAAAGGAATATGGTGCTTTCGTGGAGTTTAATGGTGGCCAGCAAGGTCTGCTACATGTTTCTGAATTATCACATGAACCG GTCTCCAAGATTTCAGATGTCATATCTGTTGGGCAGCAGCTTTCCTTGATGTGCATAGGGCAGGATGTCCGTGGCAACATCAAATTATCCCTTAAAGCAACTTTACCCCAGTTgaaatctaagaaaaataatgttacTGAGGAACCTGTTCCTGTTATTAAAGAAGCACCTAAAGTTTGGACCTCAGTTGGGAATTTGCCTAATGAACAAGAAGAGCAGAAACTTACAGATGCTGAGTTGATGTTAAGTAGGAGCACCGTAAAGCCTTCAACTTCCTCGAATCCTGGTTTTCTGATTCGAAGTGCTGCAGAGTGTGATGAGGAGGACAAAACTGTCAgtttgaatcagggttctaaGAGCAATTCTAAAACTTTACGGGCTACGAAACGGGATCGCAAGCGAAAAACAAAGGTGCCTGAAAGTGATGATTCTGATGCATCAATCTATAGTTCTGGTCACTCTTCACATACTGTAGATCGTTTGAACGACGAGGACGCCAAAGTGGTGTCACCTTTGAGTGCAAAAAGCCTGAAACTTGGAATGAAGATTGCTGCCAAGGTTTATCAAATTCGTGCACTTGGGTTAGTCCTTGATTTGGGTAATGGAGTTCGTGGAATGTATCGGTTTGAG ACCAATGGAAAGAGGGACTTTGAGATTGGTGATGAGTTGCTAGTCAAGTGTACAAGCTTTTCTAGCAAGGGACTTCCAGTTATGTCCTTGGTGGATGATGAGTGA
- the LOC7496830 gene encoding cysteine-rich receptor-like protein kinase 42: MISLHLPPKLITINLQSWLFLSLIYSASFLFSLSLSDPRITQSGLYCGNSKYTVPIPTFTKEMGTLSQLLTTSHFATNNLNHSSTLTFYALAQCHQDLSQTDCLLCYAASRTKLPLCLPSLSGRIYLDGCFLRYDNYSFYQESVSSSFDTFKCGNEYLDVDDDDKHLDFPTRVGYAVGNVTIQAVENGGFAVVNVDGIYALAQCWDSVGREGCRGCLEMAGKAARGCVPKKEGRGMNAGCYLRYSTDKFYNNGGGDERNARGFSGPGIAIAVVLATAACLMLSIFAAYASYVRLLKAKRERNNLGKVPFSFNKSSLNFKYEILEKATDFFSPSRKLGQGGAGSVFIGTLPNGETVAVKRLIFNTRQWVDEFFNEVNLISGIQHKNLVKLLGCSIEGPESLLVYEYVRNKSLDQFLFDKTKSRTLNWKQRFEIILGTAEGLAYLHGGSQVRIIHRDIKSSNVLLDDNLNPKIADFGLVRCFGADKSHLSTGIAGTIGYMAPEYLIRGQLTDKADVYSFGVLVLEILGGKRCNAFVENSGSLLQTVWRLYRSNRLVDAVDPCLRDEFPTREASCVLQIGLLCTQASAALRPSMAQVVHFLTNNDCEIPPPNQPPYMNTSLLETENSRWSYSINSLVSNGPTEVEASSTSMESSSILSSNGQIRSEESSA; encoded by the exons ATGATCTCCCTCCATCTTCCCCCAAAACTAATTACTATAAATCTTCAAAGCTGGCTCTTCTTGTCCCTCATCTACTCAGCCAGCTTCCTCTTCTCCCTCTCGCTCTCTGATCCTAGGATAACACAATCTGGTCTCTACTGTGGAAACTCAAAATATACCGTTCCTATCCCAACTTTTACTAAAGAGATGGGAACTCTCTCTCAACTACTAACCACCAGCCATTTTGCCACTAACAATCTCAACCACTCTTCTACTCTCACTTTTTATGCATTAGCCCAATGCCACCAAGATCTCTCCCAAACCGACTGCCTTCTTTGCTATGCTGCTTCTCGCACCAAGCTCCCTCTCTGCCTCCCTTCCCTCTCCGGCCGCATCTATCTTGATGGCTGCTTCTTGCGTTATGACAACTACAGCTTCTATCAAGaatctgtttcttcttcttttgatacCTTCAAGTGTGGTAATGAATATCTTGATGTTGACGACGACGACAAGCACCTCGATTTTCCTACACGGGTTGGCTATGCTGTTGGTAATGTAACGATTCAAGCTGTGGAGAATGGTGGGTTTGCAGTCGTCAACGTTGATGGCATTTACGCGTTGGCTCAGTGTTGGGATAGTGTTGGCAGAGAAGGGTGTAGAGGGTGCTTGGAGATGGCTGGGAAGGCGGCGAGAGGGTGCGTGCCCAAGAAGGAAGGGAGAGGAATGAATGCTGGTTGTTACTTGAGGTACTCGACCGACAAGTTTTACAACAATGGGGGAGGAGATGAAAGGAATGCTCGTG GTTTTTCTGGCCCAGGGATCGCCATTGCTGTAGTTTTAGCAACTGCCGCATGTCTCATGCTTTCCATCTTTGCAGCTTATGCCAGCTATGTAAGATTGTTGAAGGCAAAACGAG AACGCAACAATCTCGGCAAGGTTCCATTCTCTTTCAACAAATCGAGTTTGAACTTCAAATATGAGATCTTGGAGAAGGCAACAGATTTTTTCAGTCCATCAAGGAAACTAGGCCAAGGAGGAGCTGGTTCTGTATTCATCGGGACTCTTCCAAATGGAGAAACTGTTGCTGTAAAGAGATTGATTTTCAACACCAGGCAATGGGTGGACGAGTTCTTCAATGAAGTCAATTTGATCAGTGGAATTCAGCACAAGAATCTCGTGAAGCTGCTGGGTTGCAGCATTGAAGGCCCTGAGAGTCTGCTGGTTTATGAGTATGTTCGGAACAAGAGCCTCGATCAGTTCCTTTTTG ATAAGACTAAAAGTAGGACTTTAAATTGGAAGCAGCGTTTTGAAATAATTCTTGGAACAGCAGAAGGGCTTGCATATCTCCATGGGGGTTCTCAAGTGAGAATAATACACAGGGACATAAAAAGCAGCAATGTCCTTCTTGATGATAATCTCAATCCAAAGATTGCAGACTTTGGACTTGTTCGGTGTTTTGGTGCTGATAAATCGCATCTTAGCACTGGAATTGCAGGGACAAT AGGCTACATGGCTCCTGAGTATCTCATCCGCGGACAACTCACCGATAAAGCAGATGTTTATAGTTTCGGAGTCCTGGTTCTTGAGATTTTAGGCGGCAAGAGGTGCAATGCCTTCGTGGAGAACTCTGGATCCCTCCTCCAAACA GTATGGAGGCTTTACAGATCAAACAGGTTGGTTGATGCTGTTGACCCTTGCCTCCGAGATGAATTTCCTACACGAGAGGCATCATGCGTGCTTCAAATTGGGCTGCTTTGCACCCAAGCTTCAGCAGCCTTAAGACCATCAATGGCACAAGTAGTTCATTTCTTGACCAATAATGATTGCGAGATTCCTCCTCCAAATCAACCTCCTTATATGAATACTTCACTACTGGAGACTGAGAATTCCAGGTGGTCTTATAGCATAAACAGTTTGGTGTCAAATGGGCCAACAGAAGTTGAAGCTTCCTCCACTTCCATGGAGTCCTCAAGTATACTTAGTTCAAATGGCCAAATAAGAAGTGAGGAATCTAGTGCATGA